From Alloacidobacterium dinghuense:
ACGTACAGTTGGAGTATGGCGCAACTCGTTCCCGCGCCCAAATCCTCACAGGAGGACGACTCAGCTAAGGCGCAGACCCCGAAAGACCCAGACGAAGATGCCGATGGACGCAAGCTGCCTTCAGTAGCCTGGACCACATTTCACACCTGGGCAGAAGTTGGTGAATGGTACCAATCCCTGGCCGCACAGCGAGCCCAGCCCACCGAAACTCTGAGATCGCGAGCGAACGAGATTGCGAAAGATGCAAAGACGCCTGACGAACAGATCCGCGCCATCTATGAGTTCGTAAGTTCCAGGTATCGGTATGTTGGTATTGACTTTGGAGTCGGACGCTATCGACCCCACGAGGCCACGGAGGTGCTGGCGAACCAGTATGGCGACTGCAAGGACAAAGACACTCTTCTTGAGGCACTGCTGCGATCAAAAGGGTTCACAACGGCACCTGCCCTGATCGGAGCCGGGATCGCCCTTGTCCCCGACGTGCCGTCTCCGGCTCTGTTCAACCATGTGATCACTACCGTCGATCTTCCCGAGGGTCGCATCTGGCTGGACAGCACGCCAGGAGTAGCTCCTTATCGTTATCTCTCCGCCGTAATACGCGATCAGAAGGCTCTCGTTATTCCTAGGACTGGGCCCGCTGTGCTTGAATCGACGCCAGCAACTGCGCCGTATCCATTCACAGAGCGCTTTGAAGCAGTCGGAAACCTGGATGCGGTTGGCAAGGTCACATCGAAAATTTCAGCAACATACCATGACGACTCCGAGTTGTGGGTTCGCGGCATGGCGCGAAATATGGCTCCGGCAGAGTGGGACAAGGCATCACAATATATCTCCTCCGCAACCGGATTCAGCGGCACTACCAGTGATTCGCAATTCAAGAACATCGACGATCCCATCTCCCCGATCGTTCTCACGTACGACTATCAACGTCATCCGTTCGGGGACTGGGATAATCGCCGCATCGTTCCTTTGTTTCCAGCGCTGGAGTTTCCGTCATTGGATAGCAACACGACGACTCCTACAGAGGACATCAATCTCGGTGCACCGAGGACAATGCTGGCGGTCACCCATATCAGTTTGCCGGAGGGCTATCGCACTGACCTCCCCGACCCTATTCACGTGAAAACCGACTTCGCAACCTTCGACAAAACCTATCGATTCGATGGGAAGGAAATCGTAGCCGAGCGAACAATCACCGTTCTCAAGGAGAAAGTCGCTAAATCAGACTGGAAAGCCTATCAACAATTCACCAAGGACATTAGTCTCGAAGGAGAACCCTGGATCCAATTAATCCAGCCGACAAAGAGCATCGCTATCCAGGCTGAAAAATCAGGGCCTAACGAAAAGGGTATTCCCACACCAATAACAAACGGTCAAAGCGTAACCATACACCTTAACTCAGACACAAAAGCTGAATCGACGAAGCCCACGGATGCTTCTGCCAATGCGTCGGCTGGAGAACTGATGCAGAAGGCATCAGAGCAATTGCGTTCAGGAGACTGGCCCGCTGCGAAGGCCACCCTTGATTTGGTGAAAACAAAGAACCCCGATCAGGAATACCTATGGGGCATGCTCGGCGTCATTGCCGAGATGCAGCGCAATTACGATGAAGCGAAGGTTGATTTCAAGAAGGAACTAGCCAAGCATCCCGAAAACGTCAATGCGGTTGGTGCCTTGGCCGGCGCTGAAAAGAGGGGAGGTGATTCCATTGCGGCCCAGCATACTCTTCAGACCTACCTAGACCAGCATCCTGAGGACTTGCGTCTTTCGCTTCTGCTCGCCTCCTACCAGTTGGGTTCCGAGAACTATGATGCCGCTCTTAAAACGCTTCAATCTGCGGCGGAGCAACATCCCGACGACCGATCCGTGCGCCTTCAACTCAGTAACACGCTACTCCACTTAAATCGCGATGATGAGGCCGCAGCTTCCGCGAAGAGCGTACTAGACGGCACCGATGACCCTGGATTGCTGAACGATGCTGCATACACCCTTGCTGAAACTGGCCACGACTTGGAGTATGCCGAACAGATGTCACGCAAGAGCGTCAACATGTTGGAAGAGAAGAGCGCAACTATAACCACTGCCGAGGCCAACAGCAAGACATTCGCGAGTGCAAATCTACTGATTGCTTCGTGGGATACGTTGGGCTGGATTCTCTTCCGAGAGGGAAAATTGCAAGAGGCAAAGCCGTATCTGACGGCAGCGTGGCGAGACAGCCTGCGTGCAGAAGTGGGCGATCATGTGGGCCAACTTTATGAAGCGATGCACAATCCGAACGAAGCCTGTGCAGCTTACCGGCTTGCAGATGCGGCATCGAACTCAACCACGCCATCTGAGGTGCGCAAACACATCCATGACGGCTTTACACGGCTGGAGGCTTCAGGAGCAAAACCCGGGCCGAAGAACGGAACAGATGAACTGCAAAAGTCGCGTACATATAAGCTACTTCACACGGGAAATTTGAGTGGATGGGGAACATTCCGCTTGGAAGTTGCCCAGGATGGAGTTATCGAATCACAGCAGATGTCCGGCGAGCAGAAGATCGCCCAAATAAGCGGCGAGATCAACAAGATGAAGTTTCCTGAACTGATTCCAACCGATTCCAAGGCACACCTTTTGCGAAGCGCAGTCGTGAGTTGTTCACAAATCTCAGGCTGTGAAATGGTATTAGTACCAGACGGCGGGCTGCACACCGAGCAACAATAATTGGGTCGTTTGATGTGGTCGTCTTCTTGGCTTACGGCTGATATCCCTCTTCCTGCCACTGGACGAACAGTGCTAGTTGGGCCGCTGTCCAATAGGGTCCGCCGGGCGGCATAGACGGCGGCTCACCACTGTGAGGCGAGACAGTGGCGAGCACACTATTAGCGTTATCAGGATTCGACATGTAGGCATAATCGTCCAATTCCACGCCGAACGACTTCATGTGCGAAATGTCGATGTCACGAAACAACGGCTTGATGTCGGCTGCGAATGAAACCTGTGGCATTACTTTCTCCTTGCAATTTCTGGCAATCATCTTAGAGGTAAATCCCTTCGTTAGACGATAGTGCGCTCGCCAACCGGAAGCACTGGTCAAGAAGGGGTGCGCCAGACGGCTCTCCAAGTGATTGATTTTGTGTGAGCGCAAGGGGAGCAGTAAGGGCAGTCAAAAACCTAAAGATTTCTGACCAAAAGCGATGCCGAACCTAATTCGGCATCGACCGGCAAAATGCGGCGTTCGGAGATAGAACGCCGCACCTTTATCCGACGATGTGAACGGCTATTGAGCATTGAATCGGCGACTTCATCAGAAAAGCAATTCTCCCCACCTCGTAGATGTGGCTAACCGTAGATGTGGCTAACTGCACGCCTTAGGTCTAGCGGCCACCGGAATGCGCTACTGGGCCGAGTTCGCGTTCGCTCTCCAGTGCTTTCTTGTCCAGTTTGCTCGTGATCATCGTCCCATACTGAATTGACTGCAGAAGATGTGTCTGGCCAACTAGATCGAATTTCAAAGCGATCTTATACTCCAGCGGACTGGGCGAGCCGGGACCGATAATGCTGGTGAAGCTCTGCGACGACTCCTTTGAAGCCAGCGTCACGAAACCGTCCCTGTTGTCGCGACGAATTGAGTAGTCACCAGCAGGAAAGGTCTTGCCAGCGACCTCGAAGCCAAAGGGAACCTTGATACCAGTTGTTTCCGCTATCGCAGGGCTTGCAGCTAAGGTGGCAACCATGATCACGGCGGGCGCTATAGCGATACGATGAAGTATGGATTGCATGGACTTCAAGCTCCTTTGGAAACTACATTACGGAAATTCAGATTGGATGTCGTGAAGTTCCCGTCTAGAATCTGTCGAAATTAAGGCACTTCCAGCAGGGGCGCGGATCAGCGCTATCGAAAAGAAAAAATGGGCCAGAACAGAAGAAATCGGCGAGCGGTGATCCCTCGTTGCTGAGATCGCCGATACGACTAAACAAACGCATAATGAACGCATCCGACCTCGGTTGACAAAACCAGTGCGTGGGATGAAAGTCTTCTGCATGAAACGACGATCGTTTCTCTGGTCGTCTGCCGCGCTCGTGGGCGTGGGCACCCTCCGCTTGTTAAACCACGACTTGTATATATCGCTGGGCTCGCCGAGTCTATACATAGTATTGAGGGTCTCAACGATGCCTTGGTTGAAATCGACGCTCAGGATGGGGGAGGTGTAGACGAGCATTTTGCGCCTATTTGCGTGGGCGAAGACATGCGACGGCACTGTCTCGCGAATAGCAACCAAGAGACGCAGACAACCCCGGAGGCACCTGTGACATCGGCCTATGGCTCTCACGAAGGAAACAGGTATCCAGCATAAACGCACACCAAAATGGCGTGTTTACTCAGACCGACTAACGCAATATGGCATCCCACTATTTGGCGAGTGGTGTAAAGTCGGATGTCTTGACGTACGGCTTTCCGAGGGGGACGCATCGCCGGAGAGCAATGGGCAAGAGCTTCGCAACAATTTGACCCTTCTCATTTGCGTTGGAGTAGCCGTGAATCAACAGATACTCTTCGTATCAAGGGATGAGCACGTCATCCTTACTCGATTTTGCTGCGAAACTCTCAGAGGCGCGGGATATCGCACAACATGTGCGGAAAGCTTGGGACGTGCTGTCAGCCTAGCCCTTTCCTTGGAACCCGATCTGGTCATTCTGGAGCAATCGTACTCGGAACATGAGCGAGCCGCATTCATCGAATGCCTGCTTGAGAGTTATCCCGACATCTGTGTTCTATATCTCCAATATGGAGAGGCTCAGCCGTCTCTGCTTCTCAAAGCGTGCAATGCTATCTTCTCGGGACAACATGGTTGCCGAAGCATTTATTCGATTCAGGAATTTGCTTCCAAATCTGCCTGACTCAGTCGTCTAATAATGCGATTTTTGATCTTCGGTGTTTTGCGGTTCCGGGCTTTGCTTTAGGGGTGATTAGGCAGAAGGCTGTCGCTGTCATCAGATAGTGCTCGTGGCAAATAAGGAGCGCCAGATTTTGGGCAGAAGTCCTGCTGCAAGCAGAAATGGGGATTGGTAATTCCAGTGGACAGAGAAAGAAAGCTACCCGAATTTATACAAAAACGGAGGGAATCAAGGAGACGCTTGGAAGTAACTTGGGGGGAGAGATGGAGTCGATCGCCAGCATCGGACTTCATTATCCAAACCCACGGCCACGAGTTTTGGAAACGCTTCCTTGATGAACTGAAGTGCATTATTAGTGCTCTGCACGAAATCGATTTCACAGGCTCGATCAGTACATTCGGCGAAGGTATCGCGCGGATTACGTTGGGCGATGACAGGTTGGAGGGTGTGTCTACACGAACCGATCTGATCTTGGACGGTGAACGCATTCGCTGCAGTGTCTTGAATAACGGCATTTTTTACCTAAATTTTATTGCTTTCTCCGATAACAAGCTATTCGTTCAGGATATTCAGAAAGATGTTGATCCGATGGATGCTTGGACGACTGCCGAGCAGGTGGTAGATCGTATGTTGAACATCATCGAATGGACCCGTGGTTAGCGAGCCTGGAACGGCACGATTTGCAACGATCATGTTCTCGGCTTGAACGTATAGGCGACCTCGGTCTCAACTTCAGTCGGAACATTCCCAACAGTGAATGGAGTGTAAATCCACTTGTACACTGCCTCGGCGACCATTCCTTGATACATGCTTGATCCGCTTAACGGTCGGACACTCTTAACATGTCCATCACTCCCTACGATGACGTCCGCAATGACTCGTCCGTCCCAGCCACTCGGATTGGCCAATGCCGCATATCCGGGCTCGACGCGCTTGATGATTCTTGCACTCATTATGCTGTAAGGAACCATCGGCCTCGGAGGCGGTGCGACAGCAGCAGTGGCTGGAGGATGAAAATCTGCGTCGTTGACCACGGCGAGTTCCTCCAGCGTGTCAACGTGAATTTTCACGTAGAGTTTATCGAACATAGTGACCGAGACATCACGCGCAACGAAACGATGGTGGAAGATGACTATTTCGTTCATCAGAGTGTCGCCGCTGAGTTCTGAATAAGTCCCACCCCAACCGCTGGTGTAGCGCAATATCGGCTTGTCGTGATCGAAGCAGAATGTCGGGGTAGTCGCTCCTGAGTTTGGGGTTTCAGACATCGTTGAGCGAAACGCTACACAGTGAAGATTTGCTCCGCCCATATTGCGGTCGTAGGCTTGTGGCGTTTCCTTCTGCAGGAAGTCATCGTTCGGGAGT
This genomic window contains:
- a CDS encoding DUF3857 domain-containing protein, whose protein sequence is MHADGTGEQVVHAMLRIQSQGAAQQFGVLSFSYASASETPHITLVCVHKPDGSTVDTPPDSAIEMSAEVTREAPLYSDLKEKHLPVRSLSVGDILEYEVHTSIDKPEAPGQFWGAHHFTAPGSVIVLSEVLNLEVPKDKYVQVWSPNHKPTIAERDTVRTYSWSMAQLVPAPKSSQEDDSAKAQTPKDPDEDADGRKLPSVAWTTFHTWAEVGEWYQSLAAQRAQPTETLRSRANEIAKDAKTPDEQIRAIYEFVSSRYRYVGIDFGVGRYRPHEATEVLANQYGDCKDKDTLLEALLRSKGFTTAPALIGAGIALVPDVPSPALFNHVITTVDLPEGRIWLDSTPGVAPYRYLSAVIRDQKALVIPRTGPAVLESTPATAPYPFTERFEAVGNLDAVGKVTSKISATYHDDSELWVRGMARNMAPAEWDKASQYISSATGFSGTTSDSQFKNIDDPISPIVLTYDYQRHPFGDWDNRRIVPLFPALEFPSLDSNTTTPTEDINLGAPRTMLAVTHISLPEGYRTDLPDPIHVKTDFATFDKTYRFDGKEIVAERTITVLKEKVAKSDWKAYQQFTKDISLEGEPWIQLIQPTKSIAIQAEKSGPNEKGIPTPITNGQSVTIHLNSDTKAESTKPTDASANASAGELMQKASEQLRSGDWPAAKATLDLVKTKNPDQEYLWGMLGVIAEMQRNYDEAKVDFKKELAKHPENVNAVGALAGAEKRGGDSIAAQHTLQTYLDQHPEDLRLSLLLASYQLGSENYDAALKTLQSAAEQHPDDRSVRLQLSNTLLHLNRDDEAAASAKSVLDGTDDPGLLNDAAYTLAETGHDLEYAEQMSRKSVNMLEEKSATITTAEANSKTFASANLLIASWDTLGWILFREGKLQEAKPYLTAAWRDSLRAEVGDHVGQLYEAMHNPNEACAAYRLADAASNSTTPSEVRKHIHDGFTRLEASGAKPGPKNGTDELQKSRTYKLLHTGNLSGWGTFRLEVAQDGVIESQQMSGEQKIAQISGEINKMKFPELIPTDSKAHLLRSAVVSCSQISGCEMVLVPDGGLHTEQQ
- a CDS encoding energy transducer TonB translates to MPYQKRNAIGRLSNTILKSGFLVFLSGLFVPLVADAVAVSQTTPVSPTPSPSPTMPSDPVELMKLARKTNGIVGGDAQPWHLKATYQVFASDGKKSEDGVYEVFFADSRKYKQSFASKSFSQIDYTTDKGLFRTGDMQWASGPERLIVKKLFHPLPNDDFLQKETPQAYDRNMGGANLHCVAFRSTMSETPNSGATTPTFCFDHDKPILRYTSGWGGTYSELSGDTLMNEIVIFHHRFVARDVSVTMFDKLYVKIHVDTLEELAVVNDADFHPPATAAVAPPPRPMVPYSIMSARIIKRVEPGYAALANPSGWDGRVIADVIVGSDGHVKSVRPLSGSSMYQGMVAEAVYKWIYTPFTVGNVPTEVETEVAYTFKPRT